One region of Carya illinoinensis cultivar Pawnee chromosome 8, C.illinoinensisPawnee_v1, whole genome shotgun sequence genomic DNA includes:
- the LOC122319047 gene encoding uncharacterized protein LOC122319047 — protein MWFLFVCDEEDRELGTQQAPGTCPCCGGKVQAIDIERQWKFCFLPICFKIKRKYFCTLCARRLELYY, from the coding sequence ATGTGGTTTCTGTTCGTGTGTGATGAAGAAGACAGGGAGTTGGGAACGCAGCAAGCTCCTGGGACATGCCCTTGCTGTGGAGGTAAAGTGCAAGCCATAGACATTGAGAGGCAGTGGAAGTTCTGTTTTCTTCCCATCTGTTTCAAGATCAAGAGGAAGTACTTCTGTACTTTGTGTGCTAGGCGCTTGGAATTGTATTACTAA